DNA from Nitrospirota bacterium:
GGAGGACTACGGAATCGTCCCGCTCGAAGCGATGGCTTGTGGGAAGCCGGTCTTGGCCTATGCAAAAGGGGGAATCCTCGAAACGACGCGTCCACTCGATGGGCCGGGGTCCGCAGGCCCCCCGACGGCCGTACACTTTCAAGAACAGACGGTCGAATCCCTGGTCGACGCTCTCGCGCTGTTCGAAACGAGGAGGGAGGCCTTCGATCCCCTACAGATCCGTCGTCATGCGGAATCTTTCTCCCGCGACGCTTTCAAGATAACGCTCGGCCGGCGTCTGAAGGAGCTGTATTCGCAGCATGTCGAAGCGCTTCGGGCGCACGGGCAGGGCCCACACCCTGCCGCCATCCAAGTCTGACCACGGGCCTTGCAGACCCTTGTTGTCAAGATCGGCGCCATAGGGGATATCCTCATGTCCACTCCTGCCCTGCGCGCTTTGAAGAAGTCGGATCCCGGAGGTCGATTGACCGTCATGGTGGGGCGATCCAGCCGAGTGGCGCTGGAACGGAACCCGGCCGTGGATGAGCTGTGGGAAATCGACGATCGGATCCTCTATCGGGGTGGTCGGACCGATCGCCTGGCCCTCACCCTCCGTCTCACCCTGGAAATCCGCAGGAGGAAGTTCGACCGGGTGTTCGTGCTCCACCGGGACTGGAGATTCAATCTCCTCGCACTCCTGGGCGGCATTCACAGGAGGTATGGGTTCGATCGGGGCGGGGAAGGATTGTTCCTCACCGGGCGGTTCCGGCCTACGGACGGCGCGCACCATGTTCGGCAGTACTTGGGCGTCCTGGAGACGGCAGGCGTGCCGTCCGACGGAATCCACATGGACTATCATCCAGGCACGCCTGATCGGGCGGAGGATCTCCTGACCAGGAATGGAGTTCCACCGGGAAGAGAGCTTGTCGGGATCGCGCCCGGCGGGGCCCGAAACATTCGCGAAATCATGGACACCCGCCGCTGGCCCGTTGAGTTCTATGGAAGGCTCGTAGACTTGATCGTCGAGCGATCGGATTCGGAAGTTCTGGTTTTCGGCGCGGAGAGCGACCGGTTCCTTGCGGGAACGTTTGAAGGGAAGCCGCCCAGAGTCCACCGCCTGTTCGGAAAGACTGATCTTCCCCAACTGGCCACGATGATGAAACAGTGCAGAGTAGTGGTGGCGAACGACAGCGGTCCCATGCACCTCGCGGCAGCCGTGGAGGTCCCGGTCGTTTCGTTATTCGGACCGACCGATCCCAGGGAGAAGTTTCCCCTGAACGACGGCAGCATCCACCTGTGGAAGCCCGAAGGGCTCGCCTGTTGCCCCTGCTATCGGGACGGGAGATTCCCCGCCTGTCCGATTGACGTGGCGTGCCTGCGCCGGATCACACCCGAGGAGGTGTGGGAGAAGGTGAGAGGCTTCCTTCTCGCGCCGGGGAACCGGCAGGAGGGCGGGCGCCGTCTTCCGGTCTGAGACCCGGCACGTGCCTCATCATGCGGCCCTCCTTGGCCGCGGTCAGCGGATGCAGGTGCCGCCCCCGTCCCGGTCGCGGCACAGCGCAACCGACACACCGATCAGAAACCACGTATCCAGCCTGTAAAGGGTTTGGGCGAATTGGTACATGACGAAAAACGTCATGAACAATGCCAGACGATATCCGCGAATCAGGTCGGCAAGGCCCTCATCACGCGCGCGTCGCGCCGCATCACCCATCTTGAGGAACAGGAAAAGAAGGAAAAGGAGAAAGAAGCCGGTGCCGATGATCCCCGTCTCGGATAGCGTCTCAATCCACATGTTCGCGGGCACCAGTCGGTGCCACTCTTTTTCACGATTCCCCTCGCCGATGTTCTTCGCCCACAGTTCTCCGGCCAGATAGCCGCCATAGTTCCCAATCCCCACGCCGAAAAACGGATTCTCCCTGATGATCCGGGCCCCTTCCCTTACGGTTTGAAGGCGAGGCGCGGAAGAATACGGTTCCGTCGGATCGAAGGCGGCGGATCCCAACCGGAGAAGCGCATTCTGGAACCTCTCCGGAAACGTCGCGGTGCCGGCGGCCACCGCGGCCGCCAGGAGCAGCAGGACACCCCACCGCTTGAAAGCCAGGAGCGGGGATCGGACCCACACGAACATGACGAGGAGGCACAGGGCCAGCCACCCGGAACGGGAGGTGGATAGAAAGGTCGTGAGGGTGAGAAATCCGAGCAACAGGGGAACGGTCCAGCGACCAAACGGGGAGCGACCCTTGACCCAGAGGTACGCCAGGATGGAGAGGGCTTGGATGCTGAAGAAGGCGTAGTATTGCGGTTCGTAGTGGAAAGCGTTGAGCCGCGGCCACCCTCCAAATTTCTGCGCGAGGAAAGGCAGCTCGATTCCCCCGGCCGTGTAGGCCACAACCTGAGCGAGGCCGTAGACCGCGGCCATGACTTGGGAGGCCAGGAACACCTTCGTGATCCAATAGACGCGTCCCGGGGTTCGAACGAACGTGAAGACCCCCGGCAGAATGACCAGCAGGTCGAAGCAAAACCAGCCAAGATAGCCGACGCTCTTCTTGAGGTTGAAAGTGGAGATGAGACTCAACGTGAGGACAGCTCCAAATGCCAGCAAAGGGGCGAACAGATCTGGCTCCGGCAGCCGGTAGGCATCTCCCCTGCGAGCCAACCGATTCAGGATGAGTCGCGAAGCGAGAACCAATCCGGCGATGTGTGAGAGCCGCACCGTAAACCCACCCACGTCCCGCGTCAGGAATTGATCCAAGGGCAACCCCAATACGAACAGGGCCATGGCCGTGAACTCGGAGGCAAGGAGCCACCCGAGCACGGCAAGGACGGGCAGAAAAAGCGTTACAAACGGGTAGAACACCCCCGCAACGGTTCCAAGGACGATGGTAACGGCGGTCCGACGCCTACGGCCGGGGGATGGAGCCAACTCGAACGGCTTCCCTGACGAAAATGTAAGCGAGATAGAGGAAGAGCCCCGCCACCAGCCCCATCCCGGCGTTGAGCCGAAGATCGGGTTTGATGGGTTTTTCAGGCCGGTAGGGAGGGC
Protein-coding regions in this window:
- a CDS encoding glycosyltransferase family 9 protein, which codes for MQTLVVKIGAIGDILMSTPALRALKKSDPGGRLTVMVGRSSRVALERNPAVDELWEIDDRILYRGGRTDRLALTLRLTLEIRRRKFDRVFVLHRDWRFNLLALLGGIHRRYGFDRGGEGLFLTGRFRPTDGAHHVRQYLGVLETAGVPSDGIHMDYHPGTPDRAEDLLTRNGVPPGRELVGIAPGGARNIREIMDTRRWPVEFYGRLVDLIVERSDSEVLVFGAESDRFLAGTFEGKPPRVHRLFGKTDLPQLATMMKQCRVVVANDSGPMHLAAAVEVPVVSLFGPTDPREKFPLNDGSIHLWKPEGLACCPCYRDGRFPACPIDVACLRRITPEEVWEKVRGFLLAPGNRQEGGRRLPV
- a CDS encoding O-antigen ligase family protein, which produces MAPSPGRRRRTAVTIVLGTVAGVFYPFVTLFLPVLAVLGWLLASEFTAMALFVLGLPLDQFLTRDVGGFTVRLSHIAGLVLASRLILNRLARRGDAYRLPEPDLFAPLLAFGAVLTLSLISTFNLKKSVGYLGWFCFDLLVILPGVFTFVRTPGRVYWITKVFLASQVMAAVYGLAQVVAYTAGGIELPFLAQKFGGWPRLNAFHYEPQYYAFFSIQALSILAYLWVKGRSPFGRWTVPLLLGFLTLTTFLSTSRSGWLALCLLVMFVWVRSPLLAFKRWGVLLLLAAAVAAGTATFPERFQNALLRLGSAAFDPTEPYSSAPRLQTVREGARIIRENPFFGVGIGNYGGYLAGELWAKNIGEGNREKEWHRLVPANMWIETLSETGIIGTGFFLLFLLFLFLKMGDAARRARDEGLADLIRGYRLALFMTFFVMYQFAQTLYRLDTWFLIGVSVALCRDRDGGGTCIR